The nucleotide sequence AAAAATTTCGCCCAGGGCCTCTTCGCTCAAGCGCGTACCGGGGGCCAGGCGCTGTTCGAGGATGGCATCGAAGATATGGGCGTAAACGACATCATCCTGAGTCCCGCTGCGACTGGTCTTGCCGGCGCGCGGCTGCTTCTTGAGGGGCTGCAATTCTTCGTTCATCGGGGCTCGCGTCAAAGAGGTCGGCGGTATAGCGAAACTCTACTGCTTTCACCCCGCTTGCTGGCAAGTGGAAATGACGGGAAAGCAGGAGGACAGGCTCCGGCATTGTACACAATTTAACCTGCCCTTCTATCTGATCAACTTTATACAGTCCGGCGCTACAGCGTGGGAAATATCTGCATAACCATGCATGGCCGGGAAAAGTCTTGGACTTCCTCAGCACATTTCCTTCCTACGCCGCGAGTTGATAGTGCACCCGGTCGAAGTTTCGGCGCTCAATTGCTTCTTCCCTGCTTCTTCGATCGAGCTTGGTACGGTCCAGCTAAAATCGCATAAACACACCTATCTATATGTTTTTTAAATGATTTTTACGAATCCATGACCCGCGAAATTGTTGCGAACGACCCGCACAAATAACAGGCAACAATCTTTTCGTTCGATGCATGCAACGAAAGAAACAATATTTGCTTTTTTTGTACACAAAAGCATAATCGCGCTCGTGCACTTTCTGACTTTCAGGTCAATAAAACCTTTCAGACGTGTACCACTCACACCACCTGCCTCACAGAACGCACAGGTCTCTCGCGCCTCGGTTCTGGGTGAACACAATAAAAGATGAGGAGTACCCGCTGTGGAAAGCACCAAACAAGAACAACAAAGTATCCATCTCGCGCGCCCAGCCGGAACCGGTCTGCTGGAACGTCTGTTCAAACTGAGCCTGCATGGCACCACTGTCAAAACCGAGCTGGCCGCCGGTCTGACAACCTTTATCACCATGGCCTACATCATCTTCGTCAACCCGAACATCATGGCGGACGCTGGTATCGACCACGGCGCGGCGTTCGTCGCCACCTGCCTGGCCGCTGCGCTGGGCTGCTTCCTGATGGGCCTGTACGCCAACTGGCCGGTAGGCCTGGCGCCGGGCATGGGCCTCAACGCGTTCTTCACCTACACCGTGGTCAAGACCATGAACTACAGCTGGGAAATCGCCCTCGGCGCGGTGTTCATCTCCGGCGTGATGTTCATGGTGCTGACCTTCTCGCGGATCCGTGAGTGGCTACTCAACAGCATTCCTAGCAGCCTGCGCTTCGCCATGGGCGCGGGGGTCGGATTGTTCCTCGGGCTGATCGGCCTGAAGACCGCCGGCATCGTGGTCGCGCACCCGGCGACTTTGCTGCATATCGGCGACCTGACCTCCCCCGGCCCGCTGCTGGCGGCGATCTGCTTCCTGATGATCGCCGTGCTCGAATACCGCCGCATATTCGGCGGCATCCTGATCAGCATCCTCACCGTCACCCTGATCGGCGTCGGCCTTGGCCTGGTCAAGTTCGGCGGCGTGTTCTCCATGCCGCCGAGCCTGGCGCCGACCTTTATGGCGATGGACATCACCGGCGCGTTCAACGTGACCATGATCAGCGTGATCCTGGCCTTCCTCTTCGTGCACATGTTCGACACCGCCGGCACCCTGATGGGCGTGGCCCAGCGCGCACATTTGGTGAAGGAAGACGGACGCATCGAAAACCTGTCGAAAGCCATGAAAGCCGACAGCGCCTCCAGCGTGCTCGGCGGTGTGCTCGGCGTACCACCGGTGACCAGCTATGTAGAAAGTGCCGCGGGCGTCGCTGCCGGTGGGCGCACCGGCCTGACTGCCGTCACCGTTGGCGTGCTGTTTGTGTTGGCGATGTTCTTCGCCCCGCTGGCCGGGATGATTCCCGCCTACGCCACCGCCGGCGCGCTGATTTACGTGGCGATGCTGATGATGGGCGGTATGGCGCATATCGACTGGGATGAGCACACCGAAACCATTCCGGCGATCGTCACCGTGATCATGATGCCGCTGACCTTCTCGGTCGCCGACGGTATCGCGATGGGCTTTATCACCTATGTGGTAATGAAGCTGTTTACCGGCAAGCACAAGGACATCTCCACCAGCCTGTATGCACTGTGCGCGATCTTCATCGCCAAGTTCATTTTTCTGTAAGGCGGCTTCGCTCGCCTCGGTCGCGCTGCATACCAGCGCCGGCTGCGGTGAACGGAAACTGCTTCTAAGGTGATGTCTGCTAACCCGGCCCCGGCGCTCATGCGCCGGGGCTTTCGCACTTCTGGAGGGACATGCGATGAGTCTGGAAACCTGGCTGCTGTTCTGCAGTGCGGCGTTGATCGTGATCCTGATTCCCGGACCACTGTCGCTGCTGATGATCAGCAATACCCTCAATTACGGCCTGCGCCGCTCGCTGCCGAGCTTTCTCGGTGGGGTCTCCGCCTCGCTGTGCCTGCTCAGCGCTTCCGCGTTGGGGTTGGGCGCCTTGTTGCTGGCGTCGGAACAGCTCTTCGGCGTACTGAAACTCATCGGCGCCCTGTACCTGTTCTACCTCGCCTGGCAAAGCTGGATGGAGTCGCGGCGCGCGGCGCAACCGGTTGAAGCGGACGAACAACCGGTCAACCCAAGCTTTCGCAATATGTTCTGGAAGGCCTTCGGCCTGGGCGCCAGCAACCCCAAGGACATCCTGTTCTTCGCCGCCTTCTTGCCGCAGTTCCTCAGCGCCGAGCGCCCCCTGCTCGGCCAACTGTTGGTGCTGATCGTCAGCTGGGTGGTGCTCGATCTGCTCTGCAAGCTGTTCTACGGCCTCAGCGCCCAAGGCGCCGCGCGCTTCTTGCGCACCGGCAAGGGCCAGGTGTGGTTCAACCGCATCAGCGCCGGGTTATTCGGTGGCGCGGGCGCCGTTTCGTTATTGAGCCGCTGACACAGCGGCTTCGGAAAATTCCTACACGCATCTCGGAATCCCCCTACAGCCGGTAGGGGCCGCTTCGTCGACAGTTACCTCCAAGGGTTCCGCGCGCCTTTCGCCGCCGGAACGCCGCCTAACACCCGGAGGTGACGACATGAAACTCCTGATCGTTGAAAGCAGCCCGTTCGCCGGCTACGACGCCGAGGTCAAGGCCAACGAGCTGGGCATCTTTTCCATTCAGCTCTGCGACACGGTCGAAGACGCGCAACGCCAGGTGGCGCACAGCAGCCTGGGCTATGACTTGGCCCTGGTGCGTCAGGACCACGACCTGTTCAGCGACCTGCGCAACCTCGAAGCCCTCTATCACAAGGCTCGGGCCGATCATGTGGCGCTGATGGGCAGCTACAGCGCGGCCCAACGCAAGACCCTGATGCGCGCCGCCATCGCCCGCAAGCTGCCACTGCTGGCGATCATCGATCTGCCGCTGAACCAGCAACAGATGCTCGACAGCCTGCAGCGGATTCCTGGCATCGCCCACTTCGCAACGCAGGACTGGTAAGCGCCGCTGCGCTCACGGAACTGTCTCGCCT is from Pseudomonas sp. LS44 and encodes:
- a CDS encoding LysE family translocator — its product is MSLETWLLFCSAALIVILIPGPLSLLMISNTLNYGLRRSLPSFLGGVSASLCLLSASALGLGALLLASEQLFGVLKLIGALYLFYLAWQSWMESRRAAQPVEADEQPVNPSFRNMFWKAFGLGASNPKDILFFAAFLPQFLSAERPLLGQLLVLIVSWVVLDLLCKLFYGLSAQGAARFLRTGKGQVWFNRISAGLFGGAGAVSLLSR
- a CDS encoding NCS2 family permease, with the protein product MESTKQEQQSIHLARPAGTGLLERLFKLSLHGTTVKTELAAGLTTFITMAYIIFVNPNIMADAGIDHGAAFVATCLAAALGCFLMGLYANWPVGLAPGMGLNAFFTYTVVKTMNYSWEIALGAVFISGVMFMVLTFSRIREWLLNSIPSSLRFAMGAGVGLFLGLIGLKTAGIVVAHPATLLHIGDLTSPGPLLAAICFLMIAVLEYRRIFGGILISILTVTLIGVGLGLVKFGGVFSMPPSLAPTFMAMDITGAFNVTMISVILAFLFVHMFDTAGTLMGVAQRAHLVKEDGRIENLSKAMKADSASSVLGGVLGVPPVTSYVESAAGVAAGGRTGLTAVTVGVLFVLAMFFAPLAGMIPAYATAGALIYVAMLMMGGMAHIDWDEHTETIPAIVTVIMMPLTFSVADGIAMGFITYVVMKLFTGKHKDISTSLYALCAIFIAKFIFL